CGATACCCAGTGGAGGTTTGAAAGAGTTCCCATTGGATGATTTCAAGTTTCCCAATGAAGTAGAAAGGAAGTGAAGTCAATTAATAGGAATGAGGAGGGAACAATTTGTGTATGAGTGTTGGTGGGTGGAGGTTTCAGGTTTAAAGAGAGGGAAGAAGATTAAGGAAGTATTTTCAAAGGAGGGCAGTTCTTAATCAGAGTTATAATAGGATGGGAGAACAGTACAGAAAATCCAGCTGAGAATGATGACCACACATTTCTGTTAATTCTGATGTGCTCAGGGACGTGCCTTTCCCCAGCCATGTGACTGTTCAAGGGAAGGTCCAGCGTAAGCAGTCACTTGTTTGCCAACTGGAAAAACTGAGCAGCGGGAAGTGCAAGAAGTTTTAGAGAGTTAGCAACCGTACTGAAAAATGGGCCCTGGAACAAAAGGTGGATAAAGAGAGATCTGAGTGAAGCCAGGGCTGCTGGGCTGGACATtttaagaaaactaaagaaaggCTGTTACAGCAATAATTGAACAAACAAGTTGGAAGGAGAGAACTTGGTGGTTAGAGCACAGGATTCCTGAAGAAGTGATTTTGGAAACAGTGCAGATTGGGGTAATGACAATGTTCAGGGATGTATTGGGTGCAAAGAGGAGAATCTACCATTAAAGTATTGTTCTGCTTATGTGAAAAGACAGAAGCCCTCATACTTATCATTGGAACATAGGataaaagaagatgtgatatTAACAGATTGTGATTGCTTCTAATATTACTGAAAGCGTGCAATTACCTCCATCCGAATCAAAGTGTGGACTTTAAGGCTAAATTGCTTCAGAGACATATAGGGATTCAATGGTGTTAATACATTAGGTTATAATAACACAAAAGAGATGATAAATtacaaacatttttgttttcactaCTAATATTTTTTATTCACACTCTTCTTAGGTGAAAGAAAATTGCTGCGGTAAGCTGACTCTATGGAAgatctttttggtttgtttcttagCCTGTGTGATAACAACAACAATTGGAGTACTCATAATAACCCTGGTGAATAATAACAATTAtcaacattattattattcattgttaataataagtattattaaaaataataattataataattttctaatattattaattataataacaaCTCATCTATTGTTCTCCAGCTACCCAGAAGAAGCCCGATACAGTCTACAACGAGCATCAGTTCAACAGAACCAGCAACCACCACTTCACCCGAACCTACAACCTCCACTACTTGGCAGCCTGCAACGAGCACCCGTTCAACGGAACCCGCAACCACCACTTCACCCGGACCTACAACCTCCACTACTTGGCAGCCTGCAACGAGCACCCGTTCAACGGAACCGGCAACCACCACTTCACCTGAACCTACAACCTCCGCTACTTGGCAGCCTACAACGAGCACCAGTTCAACAGAACCCGCAACCACCACTTCACCCGGACCTACAATCTCCGCTACTTGGCAGCCTGCAACGAGCACCAGTTCAACGGAACCGGCAACCACCACTTCACCCGGACCTACAATCTCCGCTACTTGGCAGCCTACAACGAGCACCAGTTCAGTGGAACCGGCAACCACCACTTCACCCGGACCTACAACCTCCGCTACTTGGCAGCCTACAACGAGCACCAGTTCAGTGGAACCGGCAACCACCACTTCACCCGGACCTACAACCTCCGCTACTTGGCAGCCTATAACGAGCACCCGTTCAACGGAACCGGCAACCACCACTTCACCCGGACCTACAATCTCCGCTAGTTGGCAGCCTACAACGAGCACCAGTTCAGTGGAACCGGCAACCACCACTTCACCCGGACCTACAACCTCCACCACTTCAAATGAACTTACAACCACAGCAGCTACCTCCACAGATTAAAGTGAAACCCCAGCTTCCAGCTCTCCAACAGGACGATAAGATCACCGCTTCCTGCATCGATGACCACGACCACTCCCACTGAAGCCACGACTGCTGCCGCTCCCTCTTAGCTTCCGAAAGCAGCGGGCAGCACTCTCCCTCAGTCCCGTGTAATCGCCACCTGCTCATCTGAGCCTGCAACTGCAGTGCCACCGTTCTCACTTGAATCTAGTGGGACTGCCGCCAGCCCTCGGAACGTTCTGTGGCAGGTTAACCTTTCGTATTTTCCACTACAAATTAACCTACACTCGTCTCCCCTCACTGGCTCTTTCCTCACACTCTAGCTCCCTCTTCAAGAGCTGACTCTATGTCCACTACCATTGCTGCGTTATACCTATAGCAGCTACCATGAGGCCAATTGAAGAAGAGAAACTTAGCCAGTGAATAAGGGAagaattatcttcattttcaccACACCAACACTTAGGACTTCCAAACctattaaaactatttttcttttaagagctgtacaccagaaactagcaCATTGTAAACCaatgttaataaaaatttttaaaaagaactgaacACCCAGGCTAAGAACCttctcttttttgtatatttcaaaatgatataATTTCATATGGAAAAAGTAATCCAATTTGTTCATTTAGAATGTCTTTAAGACATTTTCTATAAAAGAATGTAGTAAAATAAgccatttagtttttaatttgtgTTGGTTTCAGTTCAGAACATTGCATTCTTCCTTAGACAAATGATAGACATAACACATTTTATAAGggggagattttaaaaaatttagaatttataataattatttcctttatagtgaattttattgtgtttcttcagtttcccttttgattttattttaattatttatttttttaactaaagtaAAAGTACATTTATTTTCAGTATCCTTTGTTGATACTTTAAAACCTCAAActttataaaaagttaaaatactggttatataaaatatttctcccattatgtttttgtttctcaGGAATACAAAGTGGGCTCAGAAATGCACAGATACCAATTACAGACGCAAAAGTCTTTCCATAACTGTTGTAAGGTGATTGTTGAGGTTAATACTCCTTTTCAATAACATATCAATGCCAATCATTTAAGTTAGTGAAAGAATTCTCTTAAAACCCTAGTTGCAGAAAGAACAATTCAATTTAGTAATGTTTCTGTTGAACCACCAATAGTGATGTCAATCTTATCCCCAGTTTCTTCCTGTAACTGGAATTGAAAATACAATAGTTTTACCTGATTTATTCACAGCCAAAGGAAGAAAGTAATTTCTGGTAAATTACCTTTTAAGCAACCATATTCTATTTACTTTGATACTACCAAAAGTGAATTTgaatctctattttaaaattaaagtattaaataagttaattaaagaCTTGTTTTAAGCCTctgttaaaggacagaaattacagaagaagaaaacagcagTATAGATTAAGtattaaattcattaatttaatttttacattgaaTAATAATTGTAGCAGATTTAAATTACAATTGATGATATTCCAGACTTACTAAATCAAGACCTTTAGATTGGAACTAGTAATCTatagttttaaaaactatatagaTGTCCAACAAGTTTGAGAATCAGTGGTTCAAAAGCCTTAGTCtaagaatggcattaaaacaactcaaattctaattaaaaatattacaaatcagAATCATGTACTAGGCATGCAAAAAATTAGAattaccctggtggctcaagaatccacctggtaaagaattcgcctgcaatgctggagacctgggttcaatccctgggttgggaagatcccttggagaagggaccgtctatgcactccagtattctggcctggagaattccatggactgtatgggattgcaaagagtcatacatgactgagcgacttgtgCTTTCACTTCACAGATCTAGCTATGTACAAAAAACTTACACATATGATCAAGAGGGGAATGTTTCATTTGCCAAATATTGAAAAAGCATTTCCAAACAAAACTTGTAAATTAAATCttctgagaaaattttaaattgtttaaaatctCATACTTGGATCTCAGTGAACACTCACTGTTAATTTTTACTAGCTgagttattttaattatatgtgcTCAGAAGCACTCACATTttagtaaatatattaatttagatTTCTAATAATGCATAtggcccttcccttctccttgtTGTTTTGATTAGGAATATTTTatgagatatatttttttttaaattttttttagttttttattttttaaattttaaaatctttaattcttacatgcgtttaaAACATCACTGGTTAGACCAT
The Ovis aries strain OAR_USU_Benz2616 breed Rambouillet chromosome 23, ARS-UI_Ramb_v3.0, whole genome shotgun sequence genome window above contains:
- the DYNAP gene encoding dynactin-associated protein isoform X1, producing MDRKKGKYTLDIEHCENSAVKENCCGKLTLWKIFLVCFLACVITTTIGVLIITLLPRRSPIQSTTSISSTEPATTTSPEPTTSTTWQPATSTRSTEPATTTSPGPTTSTTWQPATSTRSTEPATTTSPEPTTSATWQPTTSTSSTEPATTTSPGPTISATWQPATSTSSTEPATTTSPGPTISATWQPTTSTSSVEPATTTSPGPTTSATWQPTTSTSSVEPATTTSPGPTTSATWQPITSTRSTEPATTTSPGPTISASWQPTTSTSSVEPATTTSPGPTTSTTSNELTTTAATSTD
- the DYNAP gene encoding dynactin-associated protein isoform X3; this translates as MDRKKGKYTLDIEHCENSAVKENCCGKLTLWKIFLVCFLACVITTTIGVLIITLLPRRSPIQSTTSISSTEPATTTSPEPTTSTTWQPATSTRSTEPATTTSPGPTTSTTWQPATSTRSTEPATTTSPEPTTSATWQPTTSTSSTEPATTTSPGPTISATWQPATSTSSTEPATTTSPGPTISATWQPTTWQPTTSTSSVEPATTTSPGPTTSATWQPITSTRSTEPATTTSPGPTISASWQPTTSTSSVEPATTTSPGPTTSTTSNELTTTAATSTD
- the DYNAP gene encoding dynactin-associated protein isoform X2, with translation MVKENCCGKLTLWKIFLVCFLACVITTTIGVLIITLLPRRSPIQSTTSISSTEPATTTSPEPTTSTTWQPATSTRSTEPATTTSPGPTTSTTWQPATSTRSTEPATTTSPEPTTSATWQPTTSTSSTEPATTTSPGPTISATWQPATSTSSTEPATTTSPGPTISATWQPTTSTSSVEPATTTSPGPTTSATWQPTTSTSSVEPATTTSPGPTTSATWQPITSTRSTEPATTTSPGPTISASWQPTTSTSSVEPATTTSPGPTTSTTSNELTTTAATSTD
- the DYNAP gene encoding dynactin-associated protein isoform X4, which produces MDRKKGKYTLDIEHCENSALPRRSPIQSTTSISSTEPATTTSPEPTTSTTWQPATSTRSTEPATTTSPGPTTSTTWQPATSTRSTEPATTTSPEPTTSATWQPTTSTSSTEPATTTSPGPTISATWQPATSTSSTEPATTTSPGPTISATWQPTTSTSSVEPATTTSPGPTTSATWQPTTSTSSVEPATTTSPGPTTSATWQPITSTRSTEPATTTSPGPTISASWQPTTSTSSVEPATTTSPGPTTSTTSNELTTTAATSTD